A portion of the Enterobacter sp. SA187 genome contains these proteins:
- a CDS encoding sensor domain-containing diguanylate cyclase: MSKKRIGLRSLLIILSVGSVTLTSLLLLSTLWLIQKENIEDSLLRSNIAYARKLADTTDGYFSTAQRELAYSAQQIKTLRDEDNLHREAERLRLQSGFFNSVVIVTSQAVVAAASPESLGLVGQKLTSDATRRAIALKQPFISSPFMSAAGNYVVFISQPLYAADGHYLGFVGGSIYLKKPSMLSNIISQHFYEDDSQVSIVSNDGKVIYNHDPSLVGGHIAVNPDLKDKLIHEQSGKYLLTHQGQEYLLGYASLKATGWNVFIYGTSDNVQRILALTAENATWILLTLISLMITLVAWLSSRISAPLEKLAELTRSEDSTRTLKALPGIQAWYAEAANLREAVYHHVLMMVNRVSALNDEAMTDPLTGLYNRRGFREMTRRYRHSDHHCLLALDIDHFKVINDEHGHDAGDAVLISLAVLLKAVCRESDIINRFGGEEFVIFLPDTSLSEAIALAERIRKTVENTDFPYTHKMRLCGGVVSLQDEGNDMEAALRRADVALYNAKASGRNRVMFSKGDEIYPHQAG; the protein is encoded by the coding sequence ATGTCCAAAAAAAGAATCGGGCTTCGTTCGCTATTGATCATCCTCTCTGTGGGCAGCGTCACGCTGACCTCCCTGCTTCTGCTCAGCACGCTGTGGCTCATACAGAAAGAAAATATTGAGGACAGCCTGCTGCGCAGCAATATCGCCTATGCGCGCAAACTGGCGGACACCACCGACGGCTACTTTTCCACAGCGCAGCGCGAACTGGCCTACAGCGCACAGCAAATCAAAACGCTGCGCGATGAGGATAATCTGCATCGCGAAGCGGAACGGTTACGCCTGCAATCCGGATTTTTTAACTCGGTGGTGATCGTCACCTCCCAGGCGGTGGTGGCTGCCGCCTCGCCTGAAAGTCTGGGGCTGGTCGGGCAAAAGCTCACCTCTGACGCCACCAGGCGCGCCATCGCCCTTAAACAACCCTTTATTTCCAGTCCGTTTATGTCAGCTGCCGGAAATTATGTGGTGTTTATCTCCCAGCCGCTTTATGCCGCTGACGGACATTATCTCGGCTTTGTCGGCGGCTCTATCTATCTGAAAAAGCCGAGTATGCTGAGCAATATTATCAGCCAGCATTTTTATGAAGATGATTCTCAGGTGAGTATTGTCAGTAACGATGGCAAAGTTATTTATAACCACGATCCGTCCCTCGTCGGTGGCCATATCGCGGTTAATCCTGATCTTAAAGATAAATTAATCCACGAACAGAGCGGTAAATATTTACTGACTCATCAGGGACAGGAATATCTGCTCGGCTATGCCAGCCTGAAGGCGACCGGCTGGAATGTTTTTATTTACGGTACCTCAGATAATGTGCAGCGTATTCTGGCGCTGACGGCGGAAAACGCCACCTGGATCCTGCTGACGCTGATCAGTCTGATGATCACGCTGGTGGCCTGGCTCTCCTCGCGTATCTCCGCGCCGCTGGAAAAACTGGCGGAACTGACGCGCTCAGAGGACAGCACCCGCACGCTGAAAGCGCTGCCGGGGATCCAGGCCTGGTATGCGGAGGCGGCGAATCTGCGGGAAGCGGTGTATCACCACGTGCTGATGATGGTCAACCGGGTCAGCGCGCTGAACGACGAGGCGATGACCGACCCGCTCACTGGCCTGTATAACCGTCGGGGTTTCAGAGAGATGACCCGCCGCTACCGGCACAGCGATCACCACTGCCTGCTGGCGCTGGATATCGATCACTTTAAGGTGATCAACGACGAGCACGGCCATGACGCCGGGGATGCGGTGCTGATAAGCCTGGCGGTATTGCTGAAAGCCGTCTGCCGCGAGAGCGACATTATTAATCGCTTCGGCGGTGAGGAGTTTGTGATCTTCCTGCCGGACACCTCGTTGAGCGAGGCCATCGCGCTGGCGGAGCGTATCCGTAAAACGGTGGAAAACACCGATTTCCCGTACACGCACAAGATGCGGCTTTGCGGCGGCGTGGTCAGTTTGCAGGATGAAGGTAACGATATGGAAGCGGCGCTGCGGCGGGCGGATGTGGCGCTTTATAATGCCAAAGCCAGCGGCCGCAACCGCGTGATGTTCAGCAAAGGCGATGAGATTTACCCTCACCAGGCGGGATAA
- a CDS encoding peptide ABC transporter substrate-binding protein, translating into MKHSVSLTCCALLMCSFSSLSVAAEVPAGAVLAKKQVLVRHIKDEPASLDPAKAVGLPEIQVIRDLFEGLVNQNEKGELVPGVATKWQSNDNRVWTFTLRDDAKWSDGTPVTAQDFVYSWQRLVDPKTTSPFAWFAALAGVSNAQNIIDGKATPDKLGVTAVDPHTLRVQLDKPLPWFANLTASFAFYPVQKANVEQGAEWTKPGKLIGNGAYVLKDRVVNEKLVAVPNVNYWDNARTVIQQVTFVPINQESAATKRYLADDIDITESFPKNLYQKLMKDIPGQVYTPPQLGTYYYAFNTQKGPTADPRVRLALSLTIDRQLMADKVLGTGEKPAWHFTPDVTAGFKASPSPFASMSQEERNAQAKTLLQAAGYGPQRPLDLTLLYNTSETHQKIAIAVASMWKKNLGVDVKLQNQEWKTYIDSRNTGNFDVIRASWVGDYNEPSTFLSLLASSHSGNISRFNDPAYDKVLNQAAQETTAEARNADYNEAEKIIAEKAPIAPIYQYSNGRLIKPWLKGYPINNPEDVAYTRTMYILQH; encoded by the coding sequence ATGAAACATTCCGTTTCGCTAACCTGTTGTGCGCTGTTGATGTGCAGCTTTTCGTCGCTTTCTGTTGCCGCCGAGGTGCCAGCGGGCGCAGTGCTGGCGAAAAAGCAGGTGCTGGTGCGCCACATTAAAGACGAGCCTGCATCACTGGATCCGGCTAAAGCCGTTGGCCTGCCGGAAATCCAGGTGATCCGCGATCTGTTCGAAGGGCTGGTGAATCAGAATGAGAAGGGCGAGCTGGTGCCCGGCGTCGCCACCAAATGGCAGAGCAACGATAACCGCGTCTGGACCTTTACTCTGCGCGACGATGCAAAATGGTCGGACGGCACGCCGGTGACCGCGCAGGATTTTGTCTACAGCTGGCAGCGGCTGGTCGATCCGAAAACCACTTCGCCATTCGCCTGGTTTGCGGCGCTGGCGGGCGTCAGCAATGCGCAAAACATCATTGACGGCAAAGCCACGCCGGACAAGCTCGGCGTCACTGCCGTTGACCCCCACACGCTGCGCGTTCAGCTTGATAAACCGCTGCCCTGGTTTGCCAATCTGACCGCCAGCTTCGCGTTTTATCCGGTACAGAAAGCGAATGTGGAGCAGGGCGCGGAGTGGACGAAGCCCGGCAAGCTCATCGGTAACGGCGCTTATGTATTAAAAGATCGCGTGGTGAACGAAAAACTGGTGGCGGTGCCGAACGTCAATTACTGGGACAATGCCCGTACGGTGATCCAGCAGGTCACTTTTGTGCCGATCAACCAGGAGAGCGCCGCCACCAAACGCTATCTGGCGGACGATATTGATATCACCGAATCCTTCCCGAAAAACCTCTATCAGAAGCTGATGAAAGACATTCCGGGCCAGGTCTACACGCCGCCGCAGCTGGGCACCTATTATTACGCCTTTAACACCCAGAAAGGCCCGACCGCCGATCCGCGTGTGCGTCTGGCGTTAAGCCTGACCATCGACCGCCAGCTGATGGCGGACAAAGTGCTGGGCACCGGCGAGAAACCCGCGTGGCATTTCACGCCGGACGTGACGGCCGGGTTTAAAGCTTCGCCATCGCCTTTTGCTTCCATGAGCCAGGAAGAGCGGAACGCGCAGGCGAAAACCCTGTTGCAGGCGGCAGGTTACGGCCCGCAGCGCCCGCTGGATCTGACCTTGCTGTATAACACCTCGGAAACGCACCAGAAAATCGCCATTGCGGTGGCGTCGATGTGGAAGAAAAATCTGGGCGTGGATGTGAAGCTGCAAAACCAGGAGTGGAAAACCTACATCGACAGCCGCAACACCGGCAATTTTGATGTGATCCGCGCGTCATGGGTGGGGGATTACAACGAGCCGTCAACTTTCCTGTCGCTGCTGGCTTCCAGCCATAGCGGCAATATTTCGCGCTTTAACGATCCGGCTTACGATAAAGTACTGAATCAGGCCGCGCAGGAAACCACTGCGGAAGCGCGTAATGCCGATTATAACGAAGCGGAAAAAATCATTGCCGAAAAAGCGCCGATTGCGCCTATCTACCAGTACAGTAACGGACGACTGATCAAACCCTGGCTGAAAGGCTATCCGATTAACAATCCGGAAGACGTGGCTTACACCCGCACGATGTATATTTTGCAGCACTGA
- the mpaA gene encoding murein tripeptide amidase MpaA encodes MSVSLPRAERGAFPPLTEHYGISGLGAPLIWFPAPQASSDSGLIIAGTHGDENAAVVTLSCALRTLSPQFRHHHVVLAVNPDGCQLGLRANANGVDLNRNFPAANWRAGDTVYRWNSAAEARDVVLQTGTTPGSEPETQALCQLIHRIHPAWVVTFHDPLACIEDPAQSELGAWLAQAFALPHVTSVGYETPGSFGSWCADIGLNCITAEFPPISNDEASEIYLQAMMDLLRWTPQR; translated from the coding sequence ATGTCCGTTTCCCTTCCGCGCGCCGAACGAGGGGCTTTTCCCCCGCTGACGGAACATTATGGCATCTCCGGGCTTGGGGCGCCGCTGATCTGGTTTCCCGCGCCGCAGGCCTCGTCGGACAGCGGGCTGATCATTGCCGGTACCCATGGCGATGAAAATGCCGCCGTGGTTACGCTGTCATGCGCGCTGCGGACGTTAAGCCCGCAGTTTCGTCACCATCATGTGGTGCTGGCGGTGAACCCGGACGGCTGCCAGCTCGGTTTACGCGCCAATGCGAACGGCGTCGATCTGAACCGCAACTTTCCGGCGGCCAACTGGCGGGCCGGGGACACGGTGTATCGCTGGAACAGCGCCGCCGAGGCGCGGGATGTGGTATTACAGACCGGCACGACGCCCGGCTCCGAACCGGAAACGCAGGCGCTGTGCCAGTTGATCCACCGTATTCATCCGGCATGGGTGGTGACCTTTCACGATCCGCTGGCCTGTATTGAAGATCCCGCGCAAAGCGAGCTGGGGGCGTGGCTGGCGCAGGCGTTCGCCCTGCCGCACGTCACCAGCGTCGGCTATGAAACGCCCGGCTCTTTTGGCAGCTGGTGCGCCGACATTGGCCTGAACTGCATCACCGCCGAGTTTCCGCCCATCTCAAACGATGAGGCGAGCGAAATCTATTTGCAGGCGATGATGGATCTGCTGCGCTGGACGCCTCAGAGGTGA
- the ycjG gene encoding L-Ala-D/L-Glu epimerase: MRTVKVYEENWPLHTPFVISRGSRNEARVVVVELEENGVRAVGECTPYPRYGESDASVIAQIMTVVPQLEGGLTRQDLQSLLPPGAARNAVDSALWDLEARRAGQNLMDLLHVPLTGTVTTAQTVVIGTPQQMAASAAALWEKGARLLKVKLDDTFISERLVAVRSAVPDATLIVDANESWHSEGLAARCQLLADLGVAMLEQPLPASDDAMLANFIHPLPICADESCHTRSCLQNLQGRYEMINIKLDKTGGLTEALALADAASAQGLGLMLGCMLCTSRAISAALPLAGKVRFADLDGPTWLAVDVEPGLRFSTGQLHL, encoded by the coding sequence ATGAGAACCGTCAAGGTTTATGAAGAGAACTGGCCGCTGCATACGCCCTTTGTGATCTCGCGTGGCAGCCGCAATGAAGCGCGGGTGGTGGTGGTTGAACTGGAAGAGAATGGTGTGCGGGCAGTGGGCGAATGTACGCCCTATCCGCGCTATGGTGAAAGCGATGCCTCGGTGATCGCGCAAATCATGACCGTAGTGCCGCAGCTGGAAGGCGGGCTGACGCGTCAGGATCTGCAATCGCTCCTGCCGCCTGGCGCGGCGCGTAATGCCGTGGACAGCGCCCTGTGGGATCTGGAGGCGCGTCGCGCAGGACAGAATCTGATGGATCTCCTGCACGTGCCGCTGACGGGCACGGTGACCACCGCGCAAACGGTGGTGATCGGCACGCCGCAGCAGATGGCGGCCAGCGCGGCGGCGCTGTGGGAAAAGGGCGCGCGTCTGCTGAAGGTGAAACTCGATGATACGTTTATCAGCGAACGGCTGGTGGCGGTACGCTCGGCGGTGCCCGACGCCACCCTGATTGTCGATGCCAATGAGTCCTGGCACAGCGAAGGGCTGGCGGCACGCTGCCAGTTGCTGGCAGATCTGGGCGTAGCGATGCTGGAGCAGCCGCTGCCCGCCAGCGATGACGCCATGCTGGCGAATTTTATCCATCCGCTGCCCATCTGCGCCGATGAAAGCTGCCACACGCGCAGCTGCCTGCAAAATTTGCAGGGCCGCTATGAGATGATCAACATCAAGCTGGATAAAACCGGCGGCCTGACCGAGGCGCTGGCGCTGGCGGACGCCGCTTCAGCGCAGGGGCTGGGATTGATGCTCGGCTGTATGCTCTGCACCTCGCGGGCCATCAGCGCGGCGCTGCCGCTGGCGGGAAAAGTGCGTTTCGCCGATCTGGATGGCCCGACCTGGCTGGCGGTGGACGTGGAGCCGGGGCTGCGCTTCTCCACCGGTCAGCTTCACCTCTGA
- the tpx gene encoding thiol peroxidase, which translates to MSQLVHFQGNPVAVAGTIPQAGSKAPAFTLVAKDLTDVTLGQFAGKRKVLNVFPSIDTGVCAASVRKFNQLATEMKDTVVLCISADLPFAHSRFCGAEGLSNVITLSTLRNAEFLENYGIGITEGALKGLAARAVVVIDENDTVLFSELVNEITNEPNYDAALAALKA; encoded by the coding sequence ATGTCACAACTCGTTCATTTTCAGGGCAATCCGGTCGCTGTTGCCGGCACCATTCCCCAGGCTGGCAGCAAAGCGCCGGCATTCACGCTGGTGGCAAAAGATTTAACGGATGTCACGCTGGGCCAGTTCGCGGGCAAACGCAAAGTACTGAATGTCTTCCCGAGCATTGATACCGGCGTCTGCGCCGCGTCCGTGCGCAAATTCAACCAGCTCGCCACCGAGATGAAAGACACCGTTGTGCTGTGCATCTCTGCGGATCTGCCGTTCGCCCATTCCCGTTTTTGCGGCGCGGAAGGTCTGAGCAACGTCATCACCCTTTCCACCCTGCGTAATGCAGAGTTCCTGGAAAACTACGGTATCGGCATCACCGAAGGCGCACTGAAAGGCCTGGCGGCCCGTGCAGTTGTGGTGATCGACGAGAACGACACCGTGCTGTTCAGCGAGCTGGTGAACGAAATCACCAACGAACCGAATTACGACGCCGCGCTGGCTGCGCTGAAAGCGTAA
- the tyrR gene encoding transcriptional regulator TyrR, with product MRLEVFCEDRLGLARELLDLLVLRGIDLRGIEIDPIGRIYLNFAELEFTTFSSLMAEIRRIAGVTDVRTVLWMPSEREHLALSALLEALPEPVLSVDMKCKVELANPASCQLFALEQAKLRNHTAMQLIPGFNFQRWLEGNPQASHNEHVVINGQNFLMEITPVHLEGEAGTPVLTGAVVMLRSTIRMGRQLQNMTTQDVSAFSQIVAVSPKMRQVVDQARKLAMLTAPLLIVGDTGTGKDLLAHACHLASPRAAKPYLALNCASIPEDAVESELFGHAPEGKKGFFEQANGGSVLLDEIGEMSPRMQVKLLRFLNDGTFRRVGEDHEVHVDVRVICATQKNLVELVQKGLFREDLYYRLNVLTLNLPPLRDRPQDIMPLTELFVARFADEQGVPRPKLSAELNTVLMRYGWPGNVRQLKNAIYRALTQLEGYELRSQDILLPDYDAGSLAVGEEAMEGSLDDITSRFERSVLTQLYRSYPSTRKLAKRLGVSHTAIANKLREYGLSQKKGEE from the coding sequence ATGCGTCTGGAAGTGTTTTGTGAAGACCGCCTTGGTCTGGCCCGCGAGCTGCTCGATCTGCTGGTATTACGCGGCATAGATCTGCGCGGTATCGAAATCGACCCTATCGGTCGCATCTACCTTAATTTTGCTGAACTGGAGTTCACCACCTTCAGCAGCCTGATGGCGGAGATCCGCCGTATCGCGGGCGTCACCGACGTGCGCACCGTACTGTGGATGCCGTCGGAGCGTGAACATCTGGCGCTCAGCGCCTTACTGGAAGCGCTGCCGGAGCCAGTGCTCTCGGTCGATATGAAATGCAAAGTGGAGCTGGCGAACCCGGCCAGTTGCCAGCTGTTCGCGCTTGAGCAGGCAAAGCTGCGCAACCATACCGCGATGCAACTTATCCCTGGTTTTAACTTCCAGCGCTGGCTGGAGGGGAATCCGCAGGCGTCCCACAACGAACATGTGGTGATCAACGGGCAAAATTTCCTGATGGAAATCACCCCGGTGCATCTGGAAGGCGAAGCGGGGACGCCGGTGCTGACCGGCGCGGTGGTGATGCTGCGTTCGACCATCCGTATGGGCCGCCAGCTGCAAAATATGACCACCCAGGACGTCAGCGCCTTCAGCCAGATCGTCGCCGTCAGCCCGAAAATGCGTCAGGTGGTGGATCAGGCCCGCAAACTGGCGATGCTTACCGCGCCGCTGCTGATCGTCGGCGATACCGGTACCGGCAAAGATTTGCTGGCGCACGCCTGTCATCTTGCCAGCCCGCGCGCTGCTAAGCCTTATCTGGCCTTAAACTGCGCCTCCATTCCGGAGGATGCGGTGGAAAGCGAACTCTTTGGTCACGCGCCGGAAGGCAAAAAAGGCTTCTTCGAGCAGGCAAACGGCGGCTCGGTGCTGCTGGATGAGATCGGCGAAATGTCGCCGCGCATGCAGGTCAAACTGCTGCGCTTCCTTAACGACGGCACGTTCCGCCGCGTCGGGGAAGATCATGAGGTGCATGTGGATGTGCGGGTAATTTGCGCGACGCAGAAAAACCTCGTGGAACTGGTGCAGAAAGGGTTGTTCCGGGAAGATCTCTATTATCGTCTGAACGTGCTGACGCTCAATCTGCCGCCGCTGCGCGATCGTCCGCAGGATATCATGCCGTTGACCGAACTTTTCGTGGCGCGTTTTGCCGATGAGCAGGGCGTGCCGCGCCCGAAACTGTCCGCTGAGCTGAATACAGTGCTGATGCGCTATGGCTGGCCGGGCAACGTTCGTCAGCTTAAAAACGCCATTTATCGCGCGCTGACGCAACTGGAAGGCTATGAATTACGGTCGCAGGATATTTTGCTGCCCGATTATGACGCCGGTAGCCTGGCCGTGGGCGAAGAGGCGATGGAAGGCTCGCTGGATGACATCACCAGCCGCTTTGAGCGTTCAGTGCTGACGCAGCTCTACCGGAGCTATCCGAGCACGCGCAAACTGGCGAAACGCCTTGGCGTATCCCATACGGCGATTGCCAATAAGCTGCGGGAATACGGCTTAAGCCAGAAGAAGGGCGAGGAGTAA
- a CDS encoding LysR family transcriptional regulator encodes MSRIALSDLDAVMAIARRGTFRAAAIELGVSTTALSHMVAKFEATLGVRLFNRTTRSVALTDAGHLFIERMGPSLQGVHDALDAVRSRRETPTGVLRINAPPFAARTLLNNIVLEFLRRFPEMHVDLVTEGKLVDIVAEGFDIGVRVADLIPADMIAVSLGQPQRFAVVASPAYLARHPRPLKPMDLLAHSCIRVRLPDGSLYRWHLEKQGEVVLPEVRGPLTLDEASLVRAAVLQDVGIGFFLEQDIIDDLRAGRLVRLLEEWTPPFPGLCLYYPGRRHPSAGLAAFLALARELTQNMP; translated from the coding sequence ATGTCACGTATTGCACTGTCAGATCTGGACGCAGTGATGGCTATTGCCCGCCGGGGAACATTCCGGGCGGCGGCTATTGAACTGGGCGTATCCACCACGGCACTGAGTCATATGGTGGCAAAATTCGAGGCCACTCTTGGTGTGCGGCTGTTTAATCGCACTACCCGCAGCGTGGCGCTGACCGATGCCGGGCATCTTTTTATTGAGCGCATGGGACCGTCATTGCAGGGCGTGCATGACGCGCTGGACGCGGTGCGCTCCCGGCGGGAAACCCCGACGGGCGTGTTGCGCATTAACGCGCCGCCCTTTGCCGCCCGTACGCTGCTCAACAACATTGTGCTGGAGTTTTTGCGCCGCTTTCCGGAGATGCATGTGGATCTGGTCACCGAAGGCAAACTCGTCGACATTGTGGCGGAAGGCTTTGATATTGGCGTGCGCGTCGCCGATTTGATCCCCGCTGATATGATTGCCGTCTCGCTGGGGCAACCGCAGCGCTTTGCGGTGGTGGCGTCCCCCGCCTATCTGGCCCGACATCCCCGTCCCCTCAAACCCATGGATTTACTGGCGCACTCCTGTATTCGGGTACGTTTACCCGATGGATCTCTGTATCGCTGGCATCTGGAAAAGCAGGGCGAGGTCGTGCTGCCGGAGGTGCGCGGGCCGCTAACGCTGGACGAGGCCTCGCTGGTGCGGGCGGCGGTATTGCAGGATGTCGGCATCGGCTTCTTTCTGGAACAGGACATTATTGATGACCTGCGCGCCGGACGGCTGGTGCGCCTGCTGGAGGAGTGGACGCCGCCGTTTCCCGGATTGTGTCTCTATTATCCTGGACGGCGTCATCCCTCGGCGGGGCTGGCGGCCTTCCTCGCGCTGGCCCGTGAGCTGACGCAGAACATGCCCTGA
- a CDS encoding SDR family oxidoreductase, with translation MHDFLALTDKRVLITSGTKGAGAATVALFRELGAQVMTCARHHPDDQASDLFVAADLTTEAGCARLAEAVQQRLGGVDVIVHMLGGSSSPAGGFAALDDAQWQRELALNLFPAVRLDRLLAPGMVSQGSGVIVHVSSIQRTLPLPEATTAYAAAKAALSVYSKSLSKEISPKGVRVVSVSPGWIETEAAVRLAERLAMQAGTDYDGGKKIIMDALGGIPLGRPTRPGEVASLIAFLASDRAAAINGTEYVIDGGTIPTA, from the coding sequence ATGCATGATTTTCTGGCACTGACTGACAAACGCGTCCTGATCACCTCTGGCACTAAAGGCGCAGGCGCGGCTACCGTAGCGCTGTTTCGCGAGCTGGGCGCGCAGGTGATGACCTGCGCCCGCCATCATCCGGACGACCAGGCGAGCGATCTGTTTGTCGCCGCCGATCTCACCACCGAAGCGGGCTGCGCCCGGCTGGCAGAGGCGGTGCAGCAACGGCTGGGGGGCGTGGACGTCATCGTGCATATGCTGGGCGGCTCCTCATCGCCAGCCGGAGGGTTTGCAGCGCTTGACGACGCGCAATGGCAGCGGGAGCTGGCGCTCAATCTTTTCCCTGCCGTCCGGCTGGATCGTCTGCTGGCGCCGGGCATGGTGAGTCAGGGCAGCGGTGTGATCGTTCATGTTTCGTCTATTCAGCGCACATTGCCATTACCGGAGGCCACCACCGCTTACGCCGCTGCGAAAGCTGCGCTGTCTGTCTACAGCAAAAGTTTGTCCAAAGAGATATCGCCGAAAGGCGTGCGGGTAGTGAGCGTGTCGCCGGGGTGGATTGAAACCGAAGCTGCTGTACGTCTGGCGGAACGGCTGGCAATGCAGGCAGGAACTGATTATGACGGCGGTAAAAAAATCATTATGGATGCGCTGGGGGGTATTCCGCTGGGACGTCCGACGCGGCCGGGGGAAGTCGCGAGCCTGATTGCGTTCCTGGCCTCCGATCGCGCCGCCGCCATTAACGGCACCGAGTACGTTATTGACGGCGGCACCATCCCGACGGCGTAA
- a CDS encoding YcjF family protein, protein MNEPLKPRIDFAGPLESEQAETFKTAQTFAGPEADNFAPAVTDDTLLVDDKPEAVIDAALRPRRSLWRKMVMAGLALFGASVVGQGVQWTMHAWQTQDWVSLGGCAAGALIIGAGVGSVATEWHRLWRLRERAQERDEARDLLHSHGAGRGRAFCEKLAQQAGIDKSHPALQRWYAAIHETQSDREIVTLYAHLVQPVLDAQARREISRSAAESTLMIAVSPLALVDMAFIAWRNIRLINRIARLYGIELGYYSRLRLFRLVLLNIAFAGASELVREVGMDWVSQDLAARLSARAAQGIGAGLLTARLGIKAMELCRPLPWIDDDKPRLGDFRRQLISQMKETLQKGKTAA, encoded by the coding sequence ATGAATGAACCTTTAAAACCGCGCATCGACTTTGCCGGTCCGCTGGAATCAGAGCAGGCTGAGACGTTCAAAACCGCGCAGACGTTTGCCGGGCCGGAAGCCGATAATTTCGCCCCAGCCGTCACCGATGACACGCTACTCGTGGATGACAAACCGGAAGCGGTGATCGACGCGGCGCTGCGTCCGCGCCGCAGCCTGTGGCGTAAAATGGTAATGGCCGGTCTGGCGCTGTTCGGCGCAAGCGTGGTCGGCCAGGGCGTACAGTGGACAATGCATGCCTGGCAGACGCAGGACTGGGTGTCGCTCGGCGGCTGTGCCGCCGGCGCGCTGATTATCGGTGCCGGCGTCGGATCGGTGGCCACTGAATGGCATCGGCTGTGGCGGCTGCGCGAGCGGGCGCAGGAGCGGGATGAAGCGCGCGATCTGCTGCACAGCCACGGCGCGGGCAGGGGCCGGGCTTTCTGCGAAAAACTGGCGCAGCAGGCGGGCATTGATAAATCCCATCCGGCGCTCCAGCGCTGGTACGCCGCCATTCATGAAACCCAGAGCGATCGCGAGATCGTCACCCTGTATGCCCATCTGGTGCAGCCGGTGCTTGATGCCCAGGCGCGGCGGGAGATCAGCCGCTCGGCGGCGGAATCCACCCTGATGATCGCCGTCAGCCCGCTGGCGCTGGTGGACATGGCGTTTATCGCCTGGCGCAATATCCGGCTGATCAACCGCATCGCACGGCTGTACGGCATTGAGCTGGGGTATTACAGCCGTCTGCGCCTGTTCCGCCTGGTGCTGTTGAATATCGCCTTCGCCGGGGCCAGTGAACTGGTGCGGGAAGTTGGCATGGACTGGGTGTCGCAGGATCTGGCGGCGCGGCTTTCCGCCCGTGCCGCGCAGGGGATCGGCGCGGGGTTACTCACGGCGCGTCTGGGTATTAAAGCGATGGAACTGTGCCGCCCGCTACCGTGGATCGACGATGACAAACCGCGCCTTGGCGATTTCCGCCGCCAGTTAATCAGCCAGATGAAAGAGACGCTGCAAAAGGGGAAAACGGCGGCCTGA